The window GGCTAGTTCATAAAAACGAAGTTCTCTGAAACCAAGCTATTGATAATTCACGTTTTAACAAAAcattaacaatatataaaagtaaattataaattagttcattatatttattcatgtttaaatattttaatttatcaattcctgaactacaaaaatataataagtttacaatttatttacatttattaatacttaaataaaaaaaaaatggtaatagAAGAGTAccaaaatttatcaatttttttgcagtattgaaaatttttttgaattccgAAAAATTGAATTCTAAAAAGTGCGTTTATTGTCAATAAAAACTATTTGCAGCTTTTCCATGCTTAagatttgttattaataatttgttatgaaaataattaaaataattaaatataaatattgtattagaaattaaaaataaaataataaaactataacaTACAAAcaaagttaattaataaactaaatagtaatttttcattagttgaaataatcaaagataaacgtaaatattcaattaattttgctATTTGTTTTGATTaggataataatttttataaaaaaaaaggtcttcttaaagaatataaagcaAATAAAGCTAACTAAATACAAATAGTTTTAAGTAGGGTGCTGGCAAAATGACGAGTCTTGTTGGTCAAAAGACCACTTAGCAACAGTTccagaaaatttaaaacaggTATCTGAGGTAAATGGTCCTctactttttgtttttctcaGGCTGCCCATAACCTTTGCGTGAAGTCTGTATGGATTAGCTGTTATATCTCGAGAATGAAATGTAAAATTTGGATCATCTTGTTCGCAATTCAACCATCCGGTATCCATTACGGTATAACCCAAATTATCTGTAGCCCAAACTTTACATGAAGCTAAAAACACAAATACACCGAAAGTAGAATTAAATGCTTCAATTTGTTCAAGCGCTATAATGCAAATTATAGTAACAATGGTTAAAGGAATGGAAAGTTTCATGTTGAGAAAAGTGAATAGTTGattatttcatgaaatttgCCTAGGACTTTTTTCAgattatatatactttttttgatatgtaaatatattatacattagATCATCAAAAAAGTCTCCCTTTTCATATGATATTTACCATCAATAATATAGATAGAAGTATCaatctataaaaatgaaatgtgtaaaattcattttatttttgtgttCATGTGTAAATACgtctaaaaaagcaccattttgtctgatttatgtcttattaaaaaagaccgaaaaaagaaaatttgtaagaaaaaaaagaaaaaaaaaatcggaaaaaaactgaaaaaaaaaattaaaaaagaaagaatttgaaagtggaaattctaaatatcaaaagattttttttaattacagtaTACAGTATGCTAGATGAtcggtctaaaaaaaaaaagaccgaaaaaagaaattaataaaaaaaaggggaaagaaaattaaaaaaaaagttcggcCTTAAAGGCAAACCAGGggaaacaaaaaattgattgacagaccgaaaaaaaaaatcgattcgCGTTAAGAGTAATCTAAACGTCaaagaaattttcaattatataaatatacatatattttttattatcattcattatttttttttttctttctcacACTTTATTTAgatgttaaaaagaaaataaatgaaattaataaaagcagttttcataataatacatttactaatattagctaatacgttttatttattcatttcttttgAGATAATTTGTCTTTTCTTCGTTACTTTTAAtgctattaaaataaatattcgcCTCTGGGGCCAAATCGTCGTAAATATCTTGTAATTCTTCCGGTAAATTTCGAAGAAATACAGATGaaccttttattaaatcttttactaCTCCACGATCGTTTTCTTGATCAATTGTTCCTACTCCACCGTTTTCTTGGTCAATTTTTAGATCATCTTCTACTACAGTGAATGATCATGTTATTAGTAGATTTAAAACGTGTATTATGATACATACGTAATTCAATAGCTTCATCCATGATTAacgttaaatattattaaaaaatattttatagacAAAGCCGCCTCTATAAATGTTTGTAAAATCTGAGAAGCAAGAAGCTAGACTTGTTAGCAGCAATTATTTATACTagtaatgtattatttattacgtCATAATAGTTTACATAAActttatattacataatttgtaTACTCAGTTATGTGCTTTCTGATCTACGTTTTTTTCCACGAGCGACGTTACCTTGACCATGTCAAGCCTATCACTTACGAAACAAAACCAGATTCGGTTAATTATCCAATTCATCTTAGAGCATTTCTCATTCTTGTAACTTCGAAATAGTTTTAGAGGATATGATTATTGCAGTTCTAGAAGGTGCATTATCCTATTTTCATAAACATCAGCCTGGGGCAAATAATGAACTTGAAAGAACAGTCCTGGCACTAAATAATGTACTCCTGATTAGAAGATTACCagtagtgcttcgatccggaTTGATCCGTTGATTAGCATCACaacatttttctattatttttgtcaaactataatttttgtcagatttataaaaattattcttctacaaattttattaattttgaccaAACTTATAGCTCCAACTCAAATAAACCGTTGCCAAACCGTAGTAAACCGCGGATTGATCCGTTAAAAACCCAtccggatcgaagcactagATTGCCAGTCTGCATGTGATTCATTGCACATGATTTATTACACGTGATTCTGACGATATCCATTCGggattttgtatttttgtcCTGTCGTCGGGAAAAGGTTACGTCGGGAAAATGGATGTTGGGAAATCGTGCTGTAACCccctataataaaatatagtaaGTGTCAAATTTGACATAAATCAATTTTGACATCGATAAATCGTTAATCATTCACATATTAAAATGAATACTgcactaataatatatataaaataaataaattatactgacacacgataaaaataaaatgcacGTAAAATGTGCACGATTTTATCTTCCTCTATCATAAATTTTCAACGGAATCAGGTAACATTTactgaaagaaaattttgtagaCAGAAAATGAATAATTGAGATCTTGTCATCTTGATCATGTTCTAACACGTGATACACATAACTATAGTAGCTGGGAATTACTCAAAATTCAAAGCTTCACTTTGATCTCATTAAATAATCCAACTTCTGGAAAATTCTTACAAAATAAGCTCTTTTGTACAAGGACCCCGGaaactatatatataggttgtttcaaaaatttaaaaatttactatgaTCTTTACCCAAGTTAAGCcgaaaatttactaataaaattacccAGTTTACTAGTAACCTTAAATCTTTCCTATAAGTGATACCCAAATAAAAATACCCTGTTTTGGTTTTTATAAcctgattttattattaattattatagaaattaacCAAATATTGTTGAAGACTTTTTAACAATTTCTGGAAATAACTCTTTTGTGGCTATATCAGGTCTGATTGATTCTCCAAATTCGGCTGGACTATTAAGCACATAATATCGATATTTATCCTCAAATAAACCCTTACATGCAACATTTTTGATAggttttaaaaaactttaatactTAGCTGTCCTTCGTTACTATACTTACAATTGCTCAATTCAACATACGTTGTAAGATTTTTAAACGGATTTCTTTACCACATTTCCAACGGACCAATTCTGGAGTTATTTcttctataaaatattttttagcatATGACTGTTtgtaatatgatttttttactacgttttctctttcttttctgtaaattaatatttgtatcatcaattataatattatcttcAACATCTTCAACATCTTCAACTATAACATCATCTTCAACTATAACATCAACTTTACCTTCAATTATAATATCGtcttttttatcatcaacTATAGCATCATTAccttttcacatttttttattaattatcactTCAATTTTGTTTCGTATTTATTTCATCTAACTTTTTAACTAATCATATCctagaaaattaaaatcatcagaATCATATTCATTATTGGGTAAAATTATTCTAAACTTGGTAAAGtagaattatttttggaaCTTTTGGcttgcattttttaaaataaaatcaaaaaataaatttttttcaatcatttttaacgtttatataatatatataaaatacccccttaaaatatagatatataATCGTTACCCATTATAGTAATAACCGAAATCTGAATCATAAGATCATTGCCCATTTTACCcacaatttttgatttttataataactttactCAGTTCACTGGCAACCTTTATATGAAGTTTCCGGGGTCCTCTTGTACACCTATGAGGTGACGTCAGCGGAAGAAAGGAAGGGCTACCACAAAATCGTCTAATGCAGTACAGTAGAATTAAACTTCTTGTAAGATTATATATGCTTAAACTTATATTTATCATCAATTTAAGACTTATCATTCAAATTTCGAAGGTTATTCAGAgggaattttaaaattatcaaatgacTTGATCATTTCCCATCACTGTAAgtatgtaattatatatattcataaaaatttaccaagctgaatattttatatattctataaacaaaacaaaacaaaactgtctaaattaaaagttaaattattaaatattgtttaatctactatttcataaaatctatctcggtaataaaaattggttcatatttaatatgtatGTTAATCTcgatttattgatatttatttcttcatagtattttttaaagtatcaATATTTGTAGGctaaacttattataaataagagttcaaaaaataaagtaaaataaaataaataaaaataaataaaaattaggttaaatgaaaaattaatatacaccTCGGTTTGGCACAAAAAACCGtgcaaatataaattcatttattctAAACTAACGTTTCCTAACTTTTcaactaaaagaaaatgattgcACCTTTGCACATTTAATTTGCTCgctgaaatttttcaataataatataaatgttattatctttaatttacataaatgTTGTTATTTCAGATTATATACATggagaattatttaataaaactcaAAATTTCGGACGATGCTAAATAGGCTCAGTTAACAATGACACTTTTTATAAACTTTGCTTCTCTTTATTTATTGGGTGTTACACTGTTGCAAGTTAAAATTACGGATAGGGTATTAACGTTAATTGGCtagaaaacaatatatttcatcatttactattatatatttattatttatattttgaatattgatttctatatcaatttcataacctgttatataattataaatgtattattaattaaggaTTTAGGAAGggagtaaaatttttttacgaacaaaaaaattataaatcctttgcataagaaatttttttccaataaattgGAGAGTGGAAAGAAGAAATAttgacgaatttttttttttttgattaaaaaaataaatttattttcgtgATGTGACGTATAGTTTTAGATACACGTgcagaaaaataatatataattatcaaaatttaaagaattaacttcagtttatttataaaattttacaaaattttctaaaaatttatattaaattcttaagtcttgatattaaaaatcctCCAATTcttctataaaatttaatttattatcaataaccaaatctttatatttttgaattttaatattatataactcaAATTCCTTCACTTCatctttaaatgaaaataaatcattattaacaGTACTACTAAAGTAATTAACAATAGCCAAATATTtgactcttttttttttcataatatattcttttgtatAGAATAGAATAGAATCATGAATAACTTGACATTTCTCATCATTCATTTTCCTATTTGtgattaacaattttttaataaaagtattttgagaattttttaagaatatttcaaaatcatccatatatttaataataagagctaaatttaaatattctaatttaaaaggaaGTATTTGACCTAAATTTCGTAATATTGTTGAACTAAATGCAATAACACTTTCAATAAAACTTGAAGATAAAGTGTTAATGACATTGAtagaaagataattaagattttgttttGCATCTTCAGTTAAATTGAGTAACTGATAAATAATCCAATTATTAAGTACAATcaaatcaagaaatttgatatttttacaatattttataattaattcaaataatcgTTTCTCAGAGAACGAATCAGAATCAAATCTATATCCAAAATTTTCCAAGTAATCACCAtacttttgtaataataattgtaatgattcattaatttgtaattttctaTCTAAGAATATAGATTTTAACttaaatggtttagttaaattaactatttgtcgaataaaataagtatctaaaatacaataaatgatatgaacagattctaaaacatttaattgttcaaatactttgtctaaatttgttatacctataaaattgattttaaataagatgattgtatttaaagtatttgaatgATTATGATTACTTGATAACTGATACAAaggaaaacaaaaataaccttgcaatgtaatttttttaagattttgatgTAAATTGATCGTTTGTGATATACCGCTATTTTTAGGAGTATGAGCAAGTGAAGGACCaataaaatggaattttaaatttctaatattatgaaagaaatCAGGGGTTTGTAACATTAATCCAAACACATCATCTATATAATAATGGTTGACGTGAATATTAATAGTATGTATgtttacttcattttcaataaatattttaaataatgatgtataaattaatctcttaaatttaattactaaattatattCAATCTTTAAGATTCTAATAATATCTTTAGACCATCCTTCAatagaagaaataatattttgtgtatccaaatattttaaaaaaatgggataattaaaaagtgtatttgaaggaaataaattatcatcaattttatattcatttaattttgcttttaattcatcatttaaattacataaataaattccaataaagttataattttgtttaggaattgaaaatggattttcccataataatggaattgctaaacgacaccataatctgttaactaaaatacatgaatataaagttgaaagatcatttctaaaatattttataacatcatatgttaattcaggtaaaactgaaaatatttttgaatatgacATATTATAAGCGAAGAGAGAAAGAGGAGGAAGTATTATtgtatcattttttaactattgtTTCAAATTAATATCCGGTATTGTCGCACAATTTGTAAACAATTTGTGCGGTGTAACATTTTCAATAGGGCGCAAAAAAGGTGTGTGTGATCACGATGGCGATcacgaaaattatttaaaagtatagAGATTTAAATAAGAGTTTTAAAGATATATTTCATATGGATTGTCAGTTATAAAAACTATCAAATAGATAATAATGGAtaatatagtattaaaaaaaaaattatcaaatacgctatcaaaaaaaaaatggtaaatggATCTATTAAAAGGAATAtcaaattatgtattttatatcttatttAAGTTTGTTTTCTAATATGAATTATACATTTGTGAATTGTGAGCATTAGGATGTATTAAATTGTGCATCGACATCAAAATTTATCGTAATTGTGCAACTCTTTTATGATAAATGGTTTCtagataatttatataatttataaaaattaaaatccatctaaagaaatgaataaaatttagtaaaaataaaaagaaagaatgaaaaatttttttgagacaTCCATATTCCTGTATCACAATTCACAATAAGTAAACGCAACTTTGTAATAGTACTCCTTTTCAATATAACCATAAGCCTTATCCCTTATGTCTTGACAATTTTTAGTTAGGGGTAgattaaaattctaaaataaattcatcataTGGAAAATTGAAATGTTGCTGCTTTAGGGATTATTATCTGAACCTCATGCTCGATCtgtcattatatatatatatatatataagatataaagaataaataacgACAAAGATCATCTGACAGATAGTTTTGGGATtgaacaaaagattatatattattcaataatgtaaaatttatttcataatattattattttcgccTAAATTCGAATTATTATTGTAGcggttaaaaattttttattgataatttatacatttaataattttaataatgaactttattatataattatttaaattacaaactaagaatcttGCAAAACATTTTAACTACTCTAATCCTAGTgtttaaataacttaaaataaagtataaataaatgataacaATTCGAATATAACATAATATTGGT of the Rhizophagus irregularis chromosome 3, complete sequence genome contains:
- a CDS encoding uncharacterized protein (SECRETED:cutsite_IEA-FN; SECRETED:prob_0.9067); SECRETED:SignalP(1-23); its protein translation is MKLSIPLTIVTIICIIALEQIEAFNSTFGVFVFLASCKVWATDNLGYTVMDTGWLNCEQDDPNFTFHSRDITANPYRLHAKVMGSLRKTKSRGPFTSDTCFKFSGTVAKWSFDQQDSSFCQHPT